The Hevea brasiliensis isolate MT/VB/25A 57/8 chromosome 1, ASM3005281v1, whole genome shotgun sequence DNA segment AAACAAATTTCTCTTTTGGATTCTTCAAACATACTTATCTGTACATGCAAAATCCTccaagaattttaaatttttttaattatttctcaACTGTAAATTAAAAAACTGTTTCATCTATCACCACCTGGCTTGCATTCAATAACATTAACTAGCAGAGCTAATGATGaagttgaaaataaattaattattctaaGAATTAATACTGTGCATTGCTGCATAATTTAAGTAATTTGGTTtgtaaaccaaaaaaaaaaaaaaggtaaaaattaagaaattagagAAAATTAAAAAAGGTTGGACAGAGGTCAAATTATTTCTGGTTCGAAAATGGTGCCGAGACTATACATGGAGGAGAGAGGACGAGTAGCAGTTGCAATTGCTAGCGGTCCAGCAATGTTAGCCTTGGTTTGTAATATGTTTATTACTAGTACCCACCTAAATTATGTACAAacaaattttactttttttttatttcttttatatgttTGTAAAAAGTTAGAGGGACTAACAAATTATAAAGAGATTCCAAGgtctataaataaaatttttattaggtGTAATCGTTGTACATACAATGATTTAATTATGATCATTGACTATAATAAGACTCATTACAATTAATAGTTACAATGAAATCGTTATACATACATTAATTTCATTGTATAATATTTCACAAATATGAAAGTACAGTACTTATTTatagaaaaaattatataataaaattaatatatatatatatatataactatttCATTGTAATAATTTATTGTGGTGAGTTCTTTGTGAATTTCACTATAATTAAATATCATAATTAAATCATTATATATGCAATGATTGCACCAGATAAAAATTTCACTTAAACAACTCAAAGTAAAGGACTATATTCCAATATCATACCATACTATATTCTGATATCATATCATACTAGAAATCCAAGTCTATAAACAGGCAATGTAAGATAAGATTTTGATTTGGGTTGGAAGTGATGGATTAAAGTCACAAATGTTGCATGAATTacaatgtttttatttttttgtcattttaaaCACAAATTAATgatgaaatataatattatgtCAAAGTAAATTACaagaataataaatatttaagttatatatattatatacttgGCAAGCCCCCTAAGCTTGCAAATCTTGCCGCAGGGTCATGCACAGAATAGTAGTCTACTATTCTCAAATGATGGTGTTTTCTCCCATAATTAACCACACCAAACCATGAGAGTAGGACTTTGTTAGGCTTCGAGACATGTGCTTTGGGGAATTAAGATGAGATTAAACAAAACATCGTCGGTGCATGTTCTCGTCGCGTGCTATATATAGAAATCACAGAAGAACTATCTAAGATCAGAGCAGACATTTTGGGGATATATGTCACGTGATATGATCAGCTAACTAATCATTGCCATTTTCATGCTTAACGACATGATTAGATTGCATTACATGTAAATACAAGATTTTATAAAACGAAGAGCATTAGCATTAATTTATGCTGGTTGTGTGCTTCAAAGCGGACACAATATCAACTACAACCTTGCATGAAGTACATGATGGTTGATTCTAATTTTCCTTTCTGGGCTGCCAACAGAGCCCATCCGTTAGCTTGACCTGCTGCTTGTGCCTTTATTTCCCAGGGAAACCATTCGTGCACATCTTTCCAATGGGCCAATCTTGTCCATTATTTCTCTATCCAGACAGCCCAGACCCATCAGAAGCTTCGGCCTCCAGCATTCTATACCATAGGCAGTTAATTTTGTAGGTAATTGTTTGCTTGATTTAACTTTTAGATTCATCAAAATTTAACTTCTAAATCTAAATTACCGCCTTatatgtatttaataaattttaatttattcttttataactttaaattattgatTTCAGCCTGCAATCAATTTGGGTTGGACCCGTGGCTGGTGTATTTCAAACTCATTCATAGAATCCAAGCTATCTaatttaaccttttttttttttacagaggCCTTTGTCACTCTAAATCCACTTTACCTTACaaaattgcttttttttttaagctCACCTTTTTAAGATTAATACATATTATAACttttgtaattaattaataaaaaataattattttatcataatattaattatcatttaattattataattatttttattatttaaatttaaaataaaaaaaataatttaatttgctACTATAATTATAGTCAAAATTTACAAAATATGCAACTACatttgttcaattaaattttaaaattacaaaTTTGAAGATTATTTATCCATAGATCAACATAGTGacacttttatattttttttaatcttcttcattaatttatttgtataagtGATGATATATTTTAATTACGTTTTAACTATAAaaactgcaaaaaaaaaaaaatttattaaaatctaAATGGGATATATAAAGATTAAAAATAAGGTATTAAATTGAACTATTATAGTTAcatgttataaattttaataattaaaattatataaaaaatattaaaaaaaaattatgaaaaaagtgaatattaaaattttaattagatatatataaaaataatttctattaattttgcatattgataCAATCATTTAGCTAGTTCATAATATGTAGTGAGCAATAAGATCAATAAATTCTCGTACAGTAATTGACTATGAAGACACAAACAAATGTTTAGATGAAGCCAGGTGATAAGAACAAATGAATATGGAAAATTAATGTGCACAATAAAAACATATAgaaagatgtaattaatttatacagGATTTGGAATTAACCCAACAAACCAAAAGTACTTGCACTTTCTATTACACACATATAAAAGCAGTACAATAATCCATAAAAATGGCGCTGgtccttatttatttttctaattttttggaAAACCCAAGAGTAAGAGGAGATAGAGTAGTTTGATTAATTCgagcacacacacatatatatggtTTGCCACCTGAACTAGCACTAGCAGTAGATGGCTGATAAttatttatcaacacaacacttCCATATAATATAGTGTATAAAGGATACATAGAATCATGCATATTCTGAGCATATGATATATGCACTCATCTGATCCATCAGACCATACCCAagttgaggatggaaagctgcttTTTAACAGCACCTACGAACTTGAACAGCTAATGGCTTTTGCCCTGGGAATAACTTTGGTAATGCTCCATTGGGAGGTTTAACAGCACCTAAAGCTATTAATTTTCTTTCTGAATTAGGAGGCCTCGGGGGATGATGCCCCCCAGGCGGCAGCGTTTGAGCATCAAATGAAGGGGCTGTGGAAAGAATTAATGCTCCAATAAGGAACGACAACAGCAAGTGTTTAAGGTTGATCAGAGCCATTTTTTGGAGAGGGTATATGGTGGTGCAAAAACCAGAGGACTGGGAGAGAACCATTTATATACAGTGAATTGGATGCGTTTTAGTCAATCACGTGCCATTGGGTATTTGTTTTTTTGTGTTAATTGCTGTAATTGCTTTTTGAAAAATAGGTTGCATTTATCACGGACAATTGGAGTCTGGAATTATCAAATCCGAACCAAAACAAAAAGATTGCTACAATGAATAATGTCCCAATTATTATATAAAGttaatgaataaaatttaaatttaaattatttgactattattaattataatttaataaatagagTCTAAGTCATAAATTTAAATTCTTCAActtgtaagatttattttaaaaaaataaatataatttttaagggAAGGTTCATTTATAATAGCTAAAAATAGAACTttcttaccaaaaggattaaacaggaggaaaaaaaaaaaatcaaactacCTGATGTTATAATTCAAATTTTGAAACTATAAGTGATCtcaaaattatgaaataattaaattaaaattttataataataaaaaaaacagtTTTTCTAGGATATATATAGTGTTCACCATGATGTCGAGTCACTGTAACTAGCAAAACTCTTTATTAAATGAACGGAATCTAATATTCAATttctaattattataaataattatatacaaTGACAGAATTAGAAGTAGACAAGATGAACGTTCAgcccttaaaattttaaaaatttttaagaatttattgataattttaaaaaaattatatttttatattaaatttttaaaaaaattatatttttatattaaattttgatgAATATGAAATCTCgaggttttaaaaattttaagtaaatttaataataattttatataaaaatattttaaattctttattaAAAGAAcgatacaataaaatataaatctCCATACTAAAAGAAATTCATATCGTTATTATCTCTTAgtcttatattttttattaattttattttatagttaTAAAATTATTATCATCATTAGTTAATcagttattttaattaatatataaataaataatttattattaaattatatattttaatttaatttttttaaattaaaattcactgattataaattataatgattaaataggattaattttaaaaaatatcgatggaaatatttaatattattttaaaattaactaAGCTCCAGCCATGTTGCGTTCTACTTTTTCAAGTTGCCAATTACCACTTAAAATAAGGatccatttatttttttaataataataataataatatcacaTGTCAATTTAATATTACTGTATATCTGCGTCAAATAATTTCTTCAAAGGAAAATGAGGGGTAAGTGTCGGTTGTTGTATTCTAAAATTTCTCACCAATATCAACGCGAAGGGTCCATTTGATTTTGAGTAGCCACTAGCTAGTTGAAAAGTTTGACAAACTGACAAATTAAGCAGCTCTTGCTACTTTGACAATGATTCTCACTATTTTAAATCAAACGAGGCCTAAGAAGAGGGATAAGATCACCAAAGCTAATTGACATGCATTGATCCACTAAAAACTTCTGAATATTTAGGTGTATTAAATCTATGCTTGGGGATTATTTAATCACCATTTGAGACATATTTAAGCTTCTACTTCGCAATAGAGATAAAAACTGCAAAATGGCAGCCCTAATGCTGCCATGACAAACAAGAGCCAAAACACAACAAACAGCAATTGGGAGCGACGCCGAAAGAATCCAAGCAACAGACGCAACCAACATATAATAGAATACCCAAATAATCACTAAGCAAGAAACAAGGAAAGGAACCAAAAAATCAAAACTTCAAGCCAATCAgcactttaattaattttattttcaaattcAACTAGtcgtatttttaattaattatgttaaatataatttaaatttatattaaaattttgaataattatatgCCTACTAATATCCGATTTAATTTATATTTCTTAAAtggttattaattatttttttttaaatattcattCATACGAATGTAACAATATAATATGATTGCAATTGAAAAAGATCATATATTATTAGAAAGAATTTGTCTATAATAGCAAAAGATTAActaaattttaaagttaaaaaattaaaaagataatttaaagttaaaaaaattaaaaagattaaCTAAATTTTAAAGTAATTAATATCTAAATGTCAAGTAGATATTATTTAACTAATTATTAAGTCACatgaattataaataatttttttagtttattaTGGCTTAATTTTTTTAGCTCATTTCTAAGTTATAACTTGAATGCTCAAAGCTTTAATCAATTGAAATTGTCTAAGACCGGTCCAATTTCAATTCATTCTTTTTTTAACCTTAAACTGTTGACCTCAGCCTAAAAACAATTTGGGCTGGACCGCTGGCTAGTCTATTCCAAACCGGTTCATAGGATCCAAGCTATCCAGCTAGACTCTGGAGCAAAGGCAGACGTGATAGAGTGATGGACGACAACTTATTACGTATGATTAGTGCATCATTTTTCaattatatgaaatttattatttatattataaaaaaaaatcacattttaGTGATATTGTATTTAATAATTAGCTGTAGTGGACATGCAATCATGGCTGATGGCTTTTCCACATATAGCCATGTCAACTGTCATCAAACGATCACAAGATGCCACAATTTTCCTAACGAGTACACGTGCACACACGGCATCACTCCATAAAGCTTGCGATTGTTCCCGACTCTCCAACTTCCCTTCATCTCACACTATATTGCTCCCCGCACCTTCTTGCTAACCAAACAACCAACTCCAGCTCCTATGTTGTTGCATTTTCTCGCTCCTTCTCTCGCTTATAGGTAAGATTTGCATTTCATTTTTCCTTATGAAAGAaattaatttgataattttctcACTTCTCTTGATTTTCCTTCAAAGCAAGCATAATAGTTTCATAGTATTCTACTGTATTACTAATTGCTTTGCGCCGTTAAATGCTGAGTTTAGTGGTTCTTGCAAGTTAGAAACAGAGTACTTAGAAGCTTTTTCCTCTACTCTCTCATATTTTTCTCGGGAAAGAAACAAATAATTGTTGTATGATACGAGTGAATAGTCTCATAGTTATACAGCAAAAAGTCCAAATGAAATGGATTAGACTTTGATACCATATTAAAATCTAAGTTCAGCCTCAAAAATAGAAAGGTTTTGAGGAATCATGTGATTTGGGATAAGAGGAAAAAATGAATTTTGTTTTAACATCTCAAATTTGCTCTAGAAACAAACAGGAAATTGGGTTTTTAAGATGTGAGTGATTGAAGTGCCCAAGCCCATATTCTTACTAGTCCTCTTGTAATATTCCAATATTATGCCTCTAGTAAATGAATTAGATACTAAAATGAATGTGGTTACCATCATTTGATTGTGACAGTCATTCAGCCTAGTGATAATTTAAGAAGATGAGCCTAGTAGCAGACTCTAACACGTTTGATGCAATAAGCCATTTGTTCAATATCCCTGAGAGCATCGAGAAGTTCATGATCCATTCACGCCCAAATGACACAAATGAGAATATGGATGTGGGAAGCATTCCTGTGGATATCTTGGACACCCTTAAAGAGTACATTTTCTACATGGATGTGCCTGGCTTGTCCAAGTTTGATATTCAGGTTCAATCACCAATTCCCCTGTTTTCTGTTGATGCAATTGGGGCTATTGATTCTTCTAGAAGTGTGAATTTGTGATCCTCTATTACTAATGTTTGGTGCATTTGGATGCTATAGGTGACTGTTGAAGATGAGAACACTCTGGTGATTAAAAGTGGAGGGAAAAGGAAACGGGAAGATGGTGAGGAGGAAGGCTGCAAGTACATAAGGCTTGAGAGGAGGGCACCTCAGAAGCTGATGAGGAAGTTCCGATTGCCTGAAAATGCCAATGTATCTGCCATTATTGCTAAATGCGAAAGCAGGGTTCTGACCGTTGTTGTCGAGAAGCATCCTCCTCCACCTAAGCCGAAAAAGGTTGAAGTTACTGTCTCTTGAAGAGGGAGATTCTTGTGTAGATGGTATAGGATTTTAGGCTTGAAGTTGTGTTACTGTCAAgggtaggggtgtgcaaacggttggTTGAGGTCGGTTGAGTTTCAAACTGAACTGaactaataaaattgaaaatcaaaataaaaactttaaaaatcgaatcaaattatcACTAAGAAATAACTGAATCAAATCAAATCGATAAATATCGATTTCATTTTAAACTGATCAAActaaattttgtaagatttcaTATGttcaatattaaattttaataacaaaaacataaaaaaaaaacttaaaaatcagaatttaaaaattatagggttttctttatatatatatatatatatatatatatatatatatatatatatatatatatatatatatatttaattagtaattttgatttgatttgattttttttattttttataaaaataaattgaacCGAAATTGATTagtcaaaattatcaaaatttataaattaaactaaactgattgaattttaaaactaaatTGATTGAACTAAATTGATTTGATTCGGTTCTGTTTTTTGGTTTAGAtcgaaatctgctcacccctagTCAAGGGAGTAATGTAATGCCAAAATTTACTTGGCAAAATTATGGTTGTTGAATGTACTTTTGTGCATTTTTCTTTCGCTTCCTATTGTGCTGTTGGCCAACAGTCGCAGAAGGGGGAGGGCGCGGGGGTGGGGGGAGGGCTCCCGGAGGGGGGGGTTTATGTTGGCTTGAATAAATGATACTTCTTTTTATTTAAGTAATGAAGAGttggtaattaaaaaaaaaagtgatgaAAAGTGGAAATAAAAATAGAATTCCATCTAATATAGTATTATTTtgcttatataattatttttgaaaattagcactattaatacaataaaatagtttataatattaaaattttaatattgttttatttattatgaCCAATGAGTTATATTTTTGTTACGACCTAAACTATGGGTCGGATCGGCACTTAAGatttgggtcagcataaggcttCTAAAACCtgtagtaagcttaactatttTTTAGTCTAACCATAAAGCTCATGTTTTGAGCCCATTTTCAAGAAACAATTGGACAGAGTCCGACTATAACCTGGACCATCCAAGAAGAGTTCTACCTAAACTAACATGGTCATGAGAAAAATGTACTATGCTATAATTCTAGATAAGATATtttacgtgttcattctccttaacataaccacatatactgcccacggctctccaaacttcaacctcaaatttacCCATCAGCATTAATTTTATCCACTAAAACTCATCCACAAATAGTACTTCCTTCAGCTTGTATAGAAGGATTGCAAGCCTTGGTAATTAAATCGATTTAACTCTTGTCACTATTACGATCGTCCTTTTATACTTAACATTAAGTACACACTTActagcatttttttttatcaGGGAATTGTGTATGAACTGGTACCTACCAAACTCACAAATAATAGGGTCATATTGACTTCGTCTCTACTCCTTATATAACCCTTTAGAACCAAGAGCATTAGttaaacttgaagagaaagagaatATGCTCTTATAGTCTACTACATATGATTCCATATAATAATGTGTAACCCATGTCTCTTAGTCTTTTTCTTCAACTTTTATCATCTCCTTGCgaaattatgctctacctataaggtatcaaccGCATCAACCCTCTACTGTACCActatccttcctgacataatattttataatttattaagctTGCTTATAGCCATTCTATATTTCACTCCTATCCTCATTTGTATTATGCCTCTAACTTTTGTTGTATTATGAAAGATATCTCTCATGAATAGATTCTTCCAGTACTAACTTTACCCTTAGCTATAATCATTACTTTGATCCTTGCACTTTTAGTGTTTTATAACTACCTATACCTATtgcttttcgttctacccctactattgttcAGTCATTATTGCCTTACTGCAAAGTGACTCTGTTGATCACACTTAAGACATTCACCTAACATTCataacaaatatttaattacCCTTTCCTTATCTTCATAGTCTAACCTAATGCCTATGTGTTGTTTCCTACCCTTCTattctctcatcatacctatacgATCTATTACATTGATCTTAATCAACCTACTGTTTACTAGCTTCATCCCTCAGTCTGACAAGATAGTTCAGAACAACATTGAGTACTATCTAATCACAACTTGCTCAGGTTGCATTCCTTGCCCAATTCTTCTCATACTATTAATAGATTAAAAGAATCTTGTCCCATTGCTACCTAGTCCATTTTGAGAACAGGAATAGACAGAGTTTGATCCATGTCTTACAACTCTGAACTCCATGTTTTACCTTCTGACACTGCTCGAACTATGACCTGCGCTAAGTCTTACACTTCTGGATTCTATATCTTGACAGCTATCCTCACTCATGTAATCTCATTCTAGGCTTTCTAATATTAACTTTTagttcatcctatttaccttgcTTTGGATGGCACTTGATGTACTTTATACCTCACTTTGATCTTCTAAATCTTGTTCTATTCTTGGTTATTCAGTTTGGTCTTTAATTCATcttttttatcttacccaaaataaAACCTTGATTACTTTATTCCTTAGCTCTATTCTTTTTCTTAACTTGATAGCTATGCTAGATAACTGTACCTTTCAGTGTTTCTGCTAGGTTAACTTCACATTTGTACTACTCagaattggtcttttgaccactCTGATTAGTACTTCCATTACCATTCAAATTTCTATCCTGTTATAACTAAAACTAACTatacaaatttttatttctatatttCCTTTTATCTACTGATATTTTATGACTTCTTTTCGCTGAATTGTAGTCATTGTTCTTTCTTTTACTTAACTATGAACTACCCTCTACTATCTCAATGAGGGAATCTACAGAATTTTCTTTACTATCTCAATGAGGGAATCTACAGAATTTTCTTTTTCCCTTGATATTCAAAAGCTcaacatccatcatgatctaatCTCTTACGATCCTTATAATGAAAATCGTACTCTCTCTAAAGGGGGTATCTGAGCCAACTATTTCTTATCATGCTACAGTCCTATTTAGGACTCATTCCACATATTATTGTATTAGTGGTACTCCTCTGTCTTTCCTaaaaagtgttagtagtatgaactagagcatatcattttgtatttatcttgtatataatttattaataaaaagacattttcacttttttgtttacataaactatttatgtgtaattgaaaatgtccattgatattttgttagaaattctattcttaagttgttaagaatatgagtaacattatttctagcacaaagtatcataaaccggttcataatcgaggatacttcacaaaggacatgacttatccagaaagattgtaatcatgtttgttcccaaagtattaatatgagatattaataagttggaatagtgagtcttatgccacataacaaacacgatagacacttatacacgataagtaggcggaactagtgacgcttatgacaagcacatggagtttactcttgttaatgcattgtcatatatcatatcagtgcatataatctttagacctaagataacacaattatctcataaataggtggtttgagtttgatactgctttcatacttgtactgtgtatgagtatatgggcatgtgttggcttctactagttgtatatggagataggtgttgatcaagatggaatctgttaccttaagtaaatagggataaaattctatgttcatttaattgttcttgatgtttcaagttcctggccagaacatacagatttagtcagaaaaaagtttctgacaagaaaatctaattaatcaagaactagaattaaaagagaacataatgttcatagcaactgaggtttgacattaaccatgactccagctcgaattgggattttataatggagagattatagtacatggtaacatataattaaaggttcatttaagatgttccttattactgattgggtggccatggcatactatgctaggtgtcaactatAGTCTATAagatgcctaaaataatttagagaaattatttatggtaagaaagagttccaatgatattaagagttaatatcatttctgattgccaataagtaatgagcctagtaagtcacacatctacacaagctaaacaccatttaaaatgtgatttaattgattaattaaaaagtttaattaattaattaaagaggtttggtttgcaataagattgcaaagtccctagcatgacttgaaaccaaatctaggttattggatgtatagtataaattaaatttatatttaatttgattaaatatgaatttaattatgagaaattaattaatggagattaattaattaattaatttatatttgatataaattgatttaaagaggagaaattataattttgggttgagaactcaaattaaaaagtaagggcaaattggtcttttcacatggtgacatgtggcaccatgagatggtgacacatgaaaccatatgatcttgccacttgtcttcctatgatgaaaGATCACAtgacatgatttaaatggagcttgacacttggcttcataggattaaatcaaacaataacaagatgggatcttatgatgacatgtggcaagggagttagtgagtgtttgacctaagtatataaagaaaagtaataaagaaaaaatcactcctctctcttttctctcaagttggaCGGCAACATGgtgtctccctctcctcttcaatttctcaattgattcaagagaaaaactttgattttctcttgaattaaaattattagaaagtgtttctaactcccaatacattcatacaaccttcacaaagtataaaccccatctcaaaattggttgacaaggcttgagaagcaaatctaGGGGAtgccattgcaactttggtgtgCGCTTCTGGTGGAAAAACTAgaaggacaacatttggggtcctaagaacatcctaagagtcggaattgcatcaattgtgcatcaagaggttagtatctaaaaatccctcttttagttagggtttaattgaattaaatgttaattcacaatctttaatggcaaataaaattttaatgcatgctaaaatgtgttttggtatgcaattgggcattgaaaattgattaggattATAAGACACtttgtatggtgcatgtaaccctagaaataattttgaaattcaaggttctaatgccctttaatccACACTTCCACTCCTTCAAAAAGACATTTCCATACTCTGCAATATAATTGACTACAAGAGAGGTACTATCTCTACCGCATTATCACAATAATATAAGGCTATCTGctttctctttatatatatatatatatatatatatatatatatatatattgttaactTTACTAGAATGCCATTTTGCAGGCTATAAATATTATCCATAACCTCTAGTCTCCTTTAGGGAGCAGAGCTGTACTTATGCTCCACTGTCACACAAAGGAAGTGCTATCTTCATTTAACTTTAGGCAATATGTCCATCGTAATGTCAACATTGCCAACAATCTCATACCGAAAACCAGATGATCCCACTAAGTAAGTGTCATCATTACACTGTAACCATGTTAAAAACCTCTAGTCTCGTACTACTTATGCTATAACTCTGCGCCCAAGTTAAGATAACTGGGTCCctaactctagttatcacccaactacgATCTTTGATATTCTATCTCAAAGGTTTTAAACTGCTAATTAGGAGTCTCAAACTCTTCTGCAGAAATACAACTCTGTTTTGGTGTAACTATATTAAAACAAAGGCTGTTTGTAAACAATCTCATCATGGTGCACCACAGGGAAGCACACAGCTCTATATAATAATCCCATGTTGATACTATAATctatagcttacagcacaaacatcaagaatattgtatagttattaTGACACATCCCAACAGGTTAGGTTTTCAATCTTTTATCTCTCTCGAATTTACTGATACTATAACTTTCTTTGATTGGGCTATCCACTGACGACTGCTAGCAGTGATATCCTCACTCTCGTCTAGGGCAGCTATACTGCTAAAAGTCACCTTTATGTCCTTATGCCTTACACTAGATAGTCATGCCACTTAAACTCATACTAActgaaacatagcatttcttggagtatgtATCCCCATGGCAAACCTCAACACATTTGCTAATTTTAGttcacatcaccatgtactcTATGAAAACTGAGACACAAAATTAAAGTACTCTTATACTACCCAAGGAATAACATAGAAGCTAAAAATAATGATTTATAGAAGAAAATGAAACATGATCTTATACTTCGCATGTGacctcctaacaagactccttttacactcccaattatacTCTTTCC contains these protein-coding regions:
- the LOC110633430 gene encoding 17.4 kDa class III heat shock protein-like, with product MSLVADSNTFDAISHLFNIPESIEKFMIHSRPNDTNENMDVGSIPVDILDTLKEYIFYMDVPGLSKFDIQVTVEDENTLVIKSGGKRKREDGEEEGCKYIRLERRAPQKLMRKFRLPENANVSAIIAKCESRVLTVVVEKHPPPPKPKKVEVTVS